In Vibrio alfacsensis, the following proteins share a genomic window:
- a CDS encoding OmpA family protein, whose product MKTTIRLLSGMIAGVILAGCSADAYVSQENREKFADVNVSKFLISECLAPQREIHIAVAEHFDFDKSIIREADAASLDAFIRDIQGLSGRITIVGHTDFKGSDEYNEKLSMRRAESVEAYLQQQLDPEQYDWEVKHFGESQPLALGTSDQARAENRRAYVMFEEAKKYEEMPFCEPPKPERKIYMAMTPHFDFDKSELKPEELSQLDDFIAKLQGLEGSIMVAGHTDQVGSLSYNEQLASRRAQTVVAYLKTKLDPSQFVWEVKAFGELQPVINEESPEANALNRRAFIVFKESE is encoded by the coding sequence ATGAAAACGACGATTCGTTTGTTAAGCGGCATGATTGCAGGGGTAATATTGGCAGGTTGTTCGGCAGATGCGTATGTAAGCCAAGAGAACCGAGAAAAGTTTGCGGACGTGAATGTCTCCAAGTTTTTGATCAGTGAATGTTTGGCACCGCAACGCGAAATCCATATTGCGGTTGCCGAGCATTTCGACTTCGATAAATCCATCATTCGTGAAGCTGATGCGGCAAGTCTGGATGCGTTTATCCGTGATATTCAAGGCTTGAGCGGACGCATCACGATTGTTGGTCACACCGATTTTAAAGGCTCTGACGAATATAACGAGAAGCTGTCTATGCGCCGTGCTGAATCGGTAGAAGCGTATCTTCAGCAACAACTCGACCCAGAGCAATACGATTGGGAAGTGAAACATTTTGGTGAGTCGCAACCATTGGCGCTGGGGACATCGGATCAAGCTCGCGCCGAAAACCGTCGTGCTTACGTGATGTTTGAAGAAGCGAAGAAGTACGAAGAAATGCCTTTCTGTGAGCCGCCAAAACCAGAGCGTAAGATCTACATGGCGATGACTCCACACTTTGATTTCGATAAATCGGAACTAAAACCGGAAGAGCTTTCACAATTAGATGATTTCATCGCCAAACTGCAAGGTTTAGAGGGTAGCATTATGGTGGCTGGTCATACCGACCAAGTGGGCTCGCTCTCTTATAATGAACAATTGGCGTCGCGAAGAGCGCAAACCGTGGTGGCGTATCTCAAGACGAAACTCGATCCATCGCAGTTTGTGTGGGAAGTAAAAGCCTTTGGTGAGCTTCAACCTGTGATCAACGAAGAATCTCCAGAAGCGAACGCTTTAAACCGCCGTGCGTTTATCGTATTTAAAGAAAGCGAATAG
- a CDS encoding mechanosensitive ion channel family protein, translating to MEKVQLVVDFLLTHKVVFSALILVFVMLLRRFILSRIRGDDAFITEEQRNWMSRTKNGTFAITLIVLFILWQSEISEFALSLTAIAVAVVVASKEIILCFTGSIQRASSRSFRIGDWIEVGKLCGEVIEHNMMATVIQEIDLYHGQYHYTGKTATLPNSMFFTYPVKNLNFMKRYVYHDFSIVVRDFVNLYPLLPLLTNKIEEHCSYFADVAHRYNAMIEKHAGVDLPGAEPHIHISSNINGEQIVHVMIFCPTDKANHLEHLIRKDFMELYEQRFPINLEH from the coding sequence ATGGAGAAAGTGCAGTTAGTCGTCGATTTTCTTCTCACTCACAAAGTCGTTTTTTCCGCACTGATTTTAGTGTTTGTTATGCTTCTTCGCCGCTTTATTCTGTCTAGAATCCGTGGCGACGATGCCTTTATCACCGAAGAACAGCGCAACTGGATGTCAAGAACCAAAAATGGCACGTTTGCGATCACATTGATTGTTCTCTTTATATTATGGCAGTCTGAAATCAGTGAGTTTGCCCTGAGCCTTACTGCGATTGCCGTAGCCGTAGTGGTGGCTTCAAAAGAAATTATTCTTTGCTTTACTGGGTCCATTCAGCGGGCGAGTTCACGCTCATTTCGCATAGGTGACTGGATTGAAGTTGGAAAGTTGTGTGGGGAAGTGATTGAGCACAATATGATGGCGACGGTGATTCAAGAAATCGATCTCTATCATGGTCAATATCACTACACCGGTAAAACGGCAACGTTACCAAATAGTATGTTTTTTACCTATCCAGTGAAAAACCTCAACTTTATGAAACGCTATGTTTACCATGATTTTTCGATCGTGGTGCGAGATTTTGTTAATTTGTATCCACTCCTGCCGCTTCTTACCAATAAAATCGAAGAACACTGCAGCTACTTCGCAGATGTCGCGCACCGCTACAATGCGATGATAGAAAAGCATGCAGGTGTGGATCTTCCGGGGGCTGAGCCGCATATCCATATTTCAAGCAATATCAATGGTGAGCAGATCGTGCATGTCATGATCTTTTGTCCAACAGATAAAGCCAATCATCTTGAACATTTGATTCGTAAAGATTTCATGGAGCTGTATGAGCAAAGATTTCCCATTAATCTAGAGCACTGA
- a CDS encoding EAL domain-containing protein, translating to MQTQSGSTFNRSPKQHFSEIASSWRDSSKSYLTDLASIALLLLPLTLSNALAIFLGHVCRVSGLAELSQLLFHVSDILINLYPSAFCVVAGYYLSHKTNVSSAVFIIYSLVLFYLVSIENGSLSATYMLPNNPLIALLSATLTYVYCTIFKIRLLEPQALDFSSRLLKHVAHFFLFVLSALALSQFMSLLITGFGGLIDGLAVDPLTLQGGLIYQTVLGLLGSIGINGHNLLFGIKQQIYAATQANMTAWQAGDATLNVISQGFYDAFMSMGGSGNSISLLLCVLLFARERNHLMLALAATPLVIFNINEVLLFGLPIIFNPLLIVPFVLVPLVSFLVTYGCISSGLVPPVENIVNWMTPPLFSGYVAMGNQLEGSLLQLVIIILGVMIYRPFYLAYAGKFSAQFRANSAYTGIETSIFKTLLNNVRDSNNTSISKASAQKRLTSILREGELVMFYQKLQSTKDVNIFSYEALLRYIDKDGKLCPPTFIADFQMLNSMPLLDKLVIEKVFADMQQMILSKDRRVAINISVATIEQEDFVPHLFARLAHYGISPEWLEIEITEEAILSNKVFLINTMEALQAKGIRIAMDDFGAGYASFPHLLKYPFDKIKLDRSLLLDATDQKGKDLYGLVAQLGHVTHCEVVAEGVETLDEYQFVEACGVDKVQGYYLAKPCPLIQVLLEQ from the coding sequence ATGCAAACGCAATCAGGCTCAACATTTAACCGTTCTCCAAAACAACACTTTTCTGAGATTGCAAGTTCTTGGCGTGATAGCTCCAAATCTTACCTAACAGACCTAGCTTCGATTGCTCTGTTGCTTCTTCCGCTCACTTTATCTAATGCATTGGCTATTTTTCTCGGTCACGTTTGTCGAGTCTCGGGGTTAGCAGAGCTATCTCAATTGCTGTTCCATGTTTCGGATATTTTAATAAACCTTTATCCGAGTGCATTTTGTGTCGTTGCAGGCTATTACCTGTCGCATAAAACCAATGTATCTAGTGCCGTATTTATTATCTATTCGTTGGTATTGTTCTATTTAGTGTCGATAGAAAACGGTAGCTTATCAGCAACGTATATGCTGCCGAATAATCCATTGATTGCGTTGTTAAGTGCCACGCTGACGTACGTCTATTGCACGATCTTTAAGATACGCTTGTTAGAACCACAAGCGTTGGATTTTTCTTCGCGATTATTAAAACACGTTGCGCACTTTTTCTTATTTGTGTTGTCTGCCCTTGCTTTATCTCAATTTATGTCTCTGCTCATAACGGGATTTGGCGGGCTTATCGATGGATTAGCTGTCGATCCTCTAACGCTGCAAGGTGGGCTTATCTACCAAACCGTGTTGGGGTTACTCGGCTCTATTGGTATTAATGGCCACAACTTGCTGTTTGGCATTAAGCAACAAATCTATGCTGCGACTCAAGCGAATATGACAGCGTGGCAAGCAGGTGACGCCACGCTTAATGTTATCAGCCAAGGTTTTTATGATGCCTTTATGTCGATGGGGGGCTCAGGAAATAGCATTAGCCTATTACTGTGTGTTTTGCTGTTTGCAAGAGAACGCAATCATTTGATGCTAGCACTTGCCGCTACGCCTTTGGTTATTTTTAATATCAATGAAGTACTGCTATTTGGTTTGCCAATTATTTTCAACCCTCTACTGATAGTGCCATTTGTGTTGGTGCCGCTTGTTAGTTTTCTTGTTACCTATGGCTGTATCTCGTCAGGTTTAGTCCCTCCGGTGGAAAACATTGTGAATTGGATGACGCCCCCTTTATTCAGTGGCTATGTTGCGATGGGAAACCAGCTTGAGGGTTCTTTGCTTCAATTGGTTATCATCATCTTGGGTGTGATGATTTATCGACCATTTTACTTAGCGTATGCAGGAAAGTTTTCAGCGCAGTTCCGAGCTAATAGTGCCTACACAGGTATAGAAACATCGATTTTTAAAACGTTACTGAATAACGTTCGAGACTCGAACAATACAAGTATCAGCAAAGCATCGGCACAGAAACGCTTAACCAGCATTCTACGTGAGGGGGAGCTGGTTATGTTCTATCAAAAACTGCAATCGACAAAAGATGTGAATATATTCTCTTACGAGGCTTTACTTCGCTATATAGATAAGGATGGGAAGTTATGCCCTCCAACTTTTATTGCAGATTTTCAGATGTTGAATTCAATGCCTTTGCTCGATAAGTTGGTAATTGAAAAAGTGTTCGCGGATATGCAACAGATGATACTATCAAAAGATAGACGAGTTGCAATCAATATTTCAGTGGCGACGATAGAGCAAGAAGACTTTGTACCTCACTTATTTGCGAGGTTGGCACACTACGGTATTTCTCCGGAATGGCTTGAAATTGAGATAACAGAAGAAGCCATTTTGAGCAATAAGGTTTTTCTCATCAATACTATGGAAGCACTGCAAGCCAAGGGCATCCGAATCGCGATGGATGACTTTGGTGCAGGATACGCCTCGTTTCCACATTTACTTAAATACCCATTTGATAAGATCAAACTTGATCGCTCTTTGTTATTAGACGCGACAGATCAAAAAGGTAAAGATTTGTATGGTCTAGTTGCACAACTTGGGCATGTAACGCACTGTGAAGTTGTGGCAGAGGGGGTTGAAACCCTAGACGAATATCAGTTTGTAGAAGCATGCGGTGTGGATAAGGTTCAAGGGTACTATCTTGCGAAACCATGTCCGCTTATACAAGTCTTGCTAGAACAGTAA
- a CDS encoding EAL domain-containing protein yields MNNRYFNRLFTAVSSNLYVNGLCNVLVMLLPVSLISAFSALIGNLLMMAGYEKMGETIATGSVIVWKLFPILLLVYFSQFLSSLHKVSRVNVITPSLMIYFIVCNEWGLLQEGTVVPSNYPLGILAPIAVAWSVRFMQDRKWFFASDLPNVIDQSYNLLMATTVLVVFYAALGYLFGLIFDVAEISAFLLPNIEPNSLFDGIIYELVRNLFWAIGINGHVIFASYKAELFEMTQIALQNHELFNTPIPVLTTNFFDFYAGLGGAGNTISLVLCMLFLTKNRSYKMLGAAVLVLSVFNINEPVLYGLPIIFNPVLIVPFLLAPVIGLIIAYIATSTGMVAPISEIMSWMTPPLVSGYIATGNMWTGTALQLVIILVGVLIYYPFFKQMDQISNTNVLFAKSITDDFFNYENVESGREIGDFFPEITSKFAAQKRISDLRKTGEFVLYYQPQVDTRSGVIRSVEVLIRHRSVSGEITPPTFLSDFSKLGLMSELDLWVVETTLKEVAQMAHHPQFKVSINLSPETCLVPDFTEKVLNMINKSALSYSQVEFEITEDMLIQDEHRTYQVLCSLREAGVKIALDDFGSGYSSIGYLSKFDFDKVKIDRSLVLNLNNKNGRELFRLTTELIKITGAETVAEGVETEVELAFMSEQGINLIQGYYFYKPMPFHDVVKLCSNSSQ; encoded by the coding sequence ATGAACAATCGATATTTTAATCGACTTTTTACTGCAGTTTCTTCCAATTTATATGTCAACGGACTGTGCAATGTCCTTGTAATGTTGCTGCCAGTTTCTTTGATCTCTGCTTTTAGTGCATTAATTGGTAATCTGTTGATGATGGCCGGTTACGAAAAGATGGGTGAAACGATTGCTACAGGCAGTGTAATTGTTTGGAAGCTATTTCCTATATTGCTGCTGGTGTATTTCTCTCAGTTTTTATCTTCTTTACACAAAGTATCACGCGTAAATGTTATTACACCTTCCTTGATGATCTATTTCATTGTGTGCAATGAATGGGGATTACTGCAAGAGGGGACGGTCGTACCGAGCAACTATCCGTTAGGAATATTAGCTCCTATCGCAGTGGCGTGGTCTGTACGCTTTATGCAAGATCGTAAATGGTTCTTTGCCTCCGATCTTCCTAATGTTATTGATCAATCATACAACTTGTTGATGGCAACAACGGTATTGGTGGTGTTTTATGCCGCTCTTGGCTATTTATTCGGGCTGATATTTGATGTCGCTGAGATCAGTGCTTTTTTATTGCCTAACATAGAACCCAATTCTTTGTTTGATGGCATCATCTATGAATTAGTGCGTAACTTGTTTTGGGCTATTGGTATTAATGGCCATGTCATTTTTGCCTCATATAAAGCTGAACTCTTTGAGATGACCCAAATAGCGCTGCAGAATCATGAGCTGTTCAATACGCCAATCCCAGTTCTAACCACCAATTTTTTTGACTTTTATGCGGGATTAGGTGGGGCGGGTAACACCATTTCTTTGGTTCTATGCATGTTGTTTTTAACCAAGAACCGTAGCTATAAGATGTTGGGTGCAGCAGTATTGGTGTTGAGTGTATTTAATATCAATGAACCAGTTCTCTACGGTTTACCCATTATTTTTAACCCTGTATTGATCGTGCCATTTCTTCTTGCTCCGGTTATCGGACTTATTATCGCCTATATTGCGACGTCAACAGGTATGGTGGCCCCAATATCAGAGATTATGAGTTGGATGACTCCGCCTTTGGTTAGCGGGTATATTGCTACAGGCAATATGTGGACAGGAACGGCGCTGCAATTGGTCATTATTTTAGTTGGTGTGCTTATCTACTATCCATTTTTTAAACAGATGGACCAAATTAGCAATACCAATGTGTTGTTTGCTAAATCAATAACAGATGATTTTTTCAATTATGAAAACGTTGAGAGTGGCAGAGAAATTGGGGATTTTTTCCCAGAGATCACCAGCAAGTTTGCAGCCCAGAAACGCATCAGTGATTTGAGAAAAACAGGGGAGTTCGTTCTCTATTACCAACCACAGGTTGATACGCGAAGTGGTGTCATTCGTTCAGTCGAAGTGCTGATCCGCCACCGCTCAGTATCGGGAGAAATTACACCACCGACGTTTTTGAGCGATTTTTCCAAACTTGGTTTGATGAGCGAACTGGATTTATGGGTGGTCGAAACAACATTGAAAGAAGTGGCGCAAATGGCTCACCACCCCCAATTTAAGGTTTCCATAAACCTCTCTCCAGAAACGTGTCTGGTGCCAGATTTTACTGAGAAAGTACTGAATATGATTAACAAAAGTGCGTTGTCGTATTCTCAAGTTGAGTTTGAAATAACAGAAGATATGTTGATACAAGATGAGCACCGTACTTACCAGGTATTATGTTCATTGCGAGAAGCGGGAGTTAAGATTGCACTGGATGATTTTGGCTCGGGTTACTCATCCATAGGTTATCTGTCAAAATTTGATTTTGATAAAGTGAAAATTGATCGCTCATTGGTACTTAACCTAAACAACAAAAATGGCCGAGAGTTGTTTAGGTTGACTACGGAACTCATAAAGATCACCGGTGCAGAAACCGTGGCTGAGGGCGTTGAAACGGAAGTTGAACTTGCGTTTATGTCGGAACAAGGCATTAACTTGATCCAAGGTTATTATTTTTATAAACCGATGCCATTTCATGATGTTGTGAAATTGTGTTCGAATAGCTCGCAATAA
- the azu gene encoding azurin produces MSLRLLAATFAMVGLSFGAQAGAECEVSVDANDMMQFSTKTLSVPAACKEVKLTLNHTGKMPAQSMGHNVVITDTANLQAVGTEGMSAGLENNYVKPNDDRVYAFTKVIGGGESTSITFSTENMTPGGDYSFFCSFPGHWAIMQGKFEFK; encoded by the coding sequence ATGTCATTACGTTTATTAGCAGCTACATTCGCGATGGTAGGGTTGAGCTTCGGAGCTCAGGCAGGTGCCGAATGTGAGGTTTCTGTCGATGCTAACGACATGATGCAATTTTCAACTAAAACACTGAGTGTTCCTGCAGCATGTAAGGAAGTAAAATTAACCCTTAACCATACGGGAAAAATGCCAGCTCAATCTATGGGGCATAACGTGGTTATTACCGATACGGCAAACCTACAAGCAGTAGGAACTGAGGGTATGTCTGCAGGGCTTGAAAATAACTACGTAAAACCAAACGATGATCGCGTATATGCATTTACCAAAGTCATTGGTGGTGGAGAAAGTACCTCAATTACTTTCAGTACTGAGAATATGACTCCGGGGGGAGATTACTCGTTCTTCTGCTCGTTTCCGGGTCACTGGGCAATCATGCAAGGGAAATTTGAATTTAAGTAA
- a CDS encoding Ig-like domain-containing protein, giving the protein MRKNTLAFIPSVLALAIGMALPAAQAAVNTDASIVGSESQWWNTYKVTLTNDGSMPVELRDAKIVFDTNMSMSTPSWSAQGISYPGMKFSSNAQGNVFSNTLALSFDNGSWIKSQLQAGDKIELTLGVSGVLDLSLLQNTIRLIADDEGEVGEPEISIQLASPVSGAEFEEGQTVVMQANVKAINTSVKFVKFLVDGKQVASLTQAPFQASWFAVGEGAHTLKAIVEDTSGLIQEQSIGIKVNAEEVGEPEISIQLASPVSGAEFEEGQTVAMLANVKATNTEVKAVTFHVDGKQVASVTKAPFQANWVAAGVGAHTIKAIVEDASGLKKEQSAGITVKAEEVDPPVVPGDVIPFVPGQTQVNNGDMVIYGGECFVAKNNPGVWETPSAESWFWDAVECPGEPGEPDQPTVHELSFVSPTQGQSLNVDEATVIKTRVEGELISKVEFWANNNKLGQQSIAPSQTLYSQSWTPGELGNVTLQVRVLDQDNQLVEQQTITVAVEEAGEDFEKPEVRFVTPANGSIIEKDQTVSISVSATDADDDLSRVIVKANNKQICEFDAQSTKQFACDWKASEVGAITLETVATDAQDLSSTARVKITVEEVDTPTPPPGGLCADFNVYPDWTRGDHATGGDIMVHKNIAYSAIYWTQSVPGSDASWSLHLNCDGTEPGTAPLLSLQNPMDPVRLEVAGWPNTFVVASPSTDAPATLTIEAANSDILANVDQLTRAFVAIIEQAELAGTSSIIINSDVLDLATQDKGASIGTVAVKQALTNAVDITGSQIDIEAINALTDDVKGWAQAHNLIITTLAPEATFGWSLSIGDFAYDTHSGRQSVWDEASVFSADLLETLELYKADAANKADFVVFTKSSATEALTSEQWHNALEYVKQVSDYVKTPAMLANMPANQAAGYFMGDTAGKPQLRKAAFSNVFALTFDQDSQELTAKIERYQDAKVPLYYVGEELEKGSLTSIEALNQQLADAENAMDNEAFLYETPSNGWVPSTVYKWNDFLDGLNAMHNIGVAGNKFWLMDENVDDATNIKYAKVAIAAFLAQSMQETIRYNACDENNWSETKYGAPTDYPMTASCGQLGQKYADYGVNPVSGLDHAYSCPRDSKMEVSALTHAKWYGAPAPVFAAPDAVLEERGLLVNGAAGRWTNNGHCNDVPESVDTSKQVWERDECKTYVGQKAGKFIWDGSSQESVEGCGWWGRGVIQTTGRQNFGTLNHYLGRSHVDPETIGKTIDGVTVEAPPANPLYAELDFCSNPGLICSSEENKEIKWIAGLFYWVTSVQAYNDEGGQYADWNYYNEIKKYVDNGMSGSQFIDDVSGIVNRGCPDLTCSTGDVHNVKERRENFKLVLQKLGLDPK; this is encoded by the coding sequence ATGAGAAAGAATACGCTCGCATTCATACCAAGTGTTTTGGCACTTGCGATCGGTATGGCATTGCCAGCAGCTCAGGCTGCAGTTAATACAGACGCATCCATCGTTGGTTCTGAGAGCCAATGGTGGAACACGTACAAAGTTACGCTAACTAACGACGGTTCTATGCCAGTTGAACTGCGTGATGCAAAGATTGTGTTTGATACAAACATGTCAATGTCAACGCCGTCTTGGTCTGCGCAAGGTATCAGTTACCCTGGCATGAAGTTCAGCAGCAATGCGCAAGGTAATGTGTTTAGCAATACGCTTGCTTTGTCTTTTGACAACGGCAGCTGGATTAAGTCTCAACTTCAAGCTGGTGACAAAATTGAGCTAACACTTGGTGTGAGCGGTGTATTGGATCTTTCGCTTCTTCAGAACACGATTCGTCTAATTGCCGATGATGAAGGTGAAGTTGGTGAACCAGAAATCTCAATTCAACTTGCATCCCCAGTAAGCGGTGCTGAATTTGAAGAGGGGCAAACGGTAGTGATGCAGGCGAACGTCAAAGCCATCAACACTAGCGTTAAGTTTGTTAAATTCCTTGTCGATGGCAAGCAAGTGGCTAGTCTGACACAAGCACCATTCCAAGCGAGCTGGTTCGCAGTTGGCGAGGGCGCACATACGCTCAAAGCCATCGTTGAAGATACATCGGGTCTGATTCAAGAACAGTCCATTGGCATCAAAGTTAACGCGGAAGAAGTTGGTGAGCCAGAGATCTCAATTCAACTGGCGTCACCAGTAAGTGGTGCGGAGTTTGAGGAAGGTCAAACGGTAGCAATGCTTGCAAACGTTAAGGCAACTAACACCGAGGTTAAAGCGGTGACGTTCCATGTTGACGGTAAGCAAGTGGCGAGTGTGACAAAAGCGCCGTTCCAAGCAAACTGGGTTGCAGCAGGTGTGGGGGCTCACACGATTAAAGCGATCGTTGAGGATGCATCTGGCTTGAAGAAAGAGCAATCTGCTGGTATTACCGTAAAAGCGGAAGAAGTGGATCCACCGGTTGTCCCTGGTGATGTGATCCCGTTTGTTCCGGGTCAAACCCAAGTAAATAATGGCGATATGGTTATTTATGGCGGCGAGTGTTTTGTTGCAAAAAATAACCCTGGCGTATGGGAAACTCCAAGTGCAGAGTCATGGTTCTGGGACGCAGTTGAATGTCCAGGAGAGCCTGGTGAACCCGATCAACCGACCGTACATGAGCTATCGTTTGTTTCACCGACTCAGGGACAATCACTGAACGTTGACGAAGCGACGGTCATCAAAACTCGAGTCGAAGGTGAGCTAATCTCTAAAGTTGAGTTCTGGGCTAACAATAACAAACTAGGTCAGCAAAGCATTGCACCTAGCCAAACGCTTTACTCACAGTCTTGGACTCCAGGCGAATTAGGCAATGTAACGCTTCAAGTTCGTGTACTTGATCAAGATAATCAACTGGTTGAGCAACAGACGATAACGGTTGCAGTAGAAGAAGCCGGTGAAGATTTCGAAAAGCCAGAAGTAAGATTTGTGACCCCTGCGAATGGCTCTATCATCGAAAAAGATCAAACGGTATCTATTTCTGTTAGTGCTACGGATGCAGACGATGATTTATCACGTGTTATTGTAAAAGCAAATAACAAGCAAATTTGTGAATTTGACGCACAGTCAACAAAGCAATTTGCATGTGATTGGAAAGCTTCTGAAGTAGGAGCGATTACACTAGAAACGGTTGCAACAGATGCTCAAGATCTATCTTCAACAGCACGTGTAAAAATCACCGTCGAAGAAGTAGACACACCAACGCCACCTCCTGGCGGTCTATGTGCTGATTTCAATGTTTACCCAGATTGGACTCGTGGTGATCACGCTACTGGTGGCGACATCATGGTTCACAAAAACATCGCTTACTCTGCGATCTACTGGACTCAATCGGTACCAGGCAGCGATGCTTCATGGTCATTGCACCTAAACTGTGACGGTACAGAACCAGGCACAGCGCCACTGTTATCGCTACAAAACCCAATGGACCCAGTTCGTCTAGAAGTGGCAGGTTGGCCAAATACATTTGTTGTTGCGAGCCCATCAACAGACGCGCCAGCAACACTAACCATTGAAGCTGCGAACAGCGACATATTAGCAAATGTGGATCAACTTACTCGTGCATTTGTTGCTATCATCGAACAAGCAGAGCTAGCTGGTACTTCATCGATCATCATCAACAGTGATGTACTTGATCTAGCGACTCAAGATAAAGGTGCATCGATTGGTACGGTTGCGGTTAAACAAGCTTTGACCAACGCAGTGGATATCACGGGTAGCCAAATCGACATCGAAGCGATCAATGCGCTGACGGATGACGTGAAAGGCTGGGCGCAAGCGCATAACCTAATCATCACGACTCTTGCTCCTGAAGCAACATTTGGTTGGTCGCTAAGCATTGGTGATTTCGCATACGATACGCACTCTGGTCGTCAGTCTGTATGGGATGAAGCATCTGTATTCAGTGCTGATCTACTTGAAACGCTAGAGCTATACAAAGCGGATGCGGCAAATAAAGCAGACTTCGTTGTATTTACTAAATCAAGTGCAACAGAGGCACTGACAAGCGAACAATGGCACAACGCGCTAGAGTACGTGAAGCAAGTATCTGACTACGTGAAGACACCGGCGATGCTGGCTAATATGCCGGCAAATCAAGCTGCAGGTTACTTCATGGGTGACACTGCGGGTAAACCACAATTACGTAAAGCGGCATTTAGCAACGTATTTGCGCTAACGTTTGATCAAGATAGCCAAGAGCTAACTGCTAAGATTGAGCGTTACCAAGATGCGAAAGTACCACTGTACTACGTAGGTGAAGAACTAGAAAAAGGTTCACTAACTAGCATTGAAGCGTTGAACCAACAGCTAGCTGACGCTGAAAATGCGATGGATAACGAAGCGTTCCTATACGAAACTCCAAGTAATGGCTGGGTGCCATCAACGGTGTACAAATGGAATGACTTCCTGGATGGCTTGAATGCAATGCACAACATTGGTGTTGCAGGCAACAAGTTCTGGTTGATGGATGAGAACGTTGACGATGCAACCAACATCAAATATGCAAAAGTCGCGATTGCAGCATTCCTAGCGCAAAGTATGCAGGAAACGATTCGTTACAACGCGTGTGATGAGAACAACTGGTCTGAAACAAAATACGGTGCGCCAACCGATTACCCAATGACAGCAAGCTGTGGTCAGCTAGGTCAGAAGTACGCTGATTACGGTGTGAACCCGGTTTCTGGCTTAGATCACGCTTACTCTTGTCCACGTGATAGCAAGATGGAAGTGAGCGCACTTACGCACGCTAAATGGTACGGTGCGCCAGCGCCAGTATTTGCAGCGCCTGATGCAGTGCTTGAAGAGCGTGGTCTGCTTGTAAATGGTGCGGCTGGTCGTTGGACAAACAACGGTCACTGTAACGACGTGCCAGAAAGCGTAGATACATCTAAGCAAGTTTGGGAACGTGATGAGTGTAAGACTTACGTTGGTCAAAAAGCGGGTAAGTTCATTTGGGACGGCAGCAGCCAAGAAAGCGTTGAAGGCTGTGGTTGGTGGGGCCGTGGTGTAATTCAAACCACTGGTCGTCAAAACTTTGGTACGCTTAACCACTACCTAGGTCGTTCACACGTTGATCCAGAGACAATTGGCAAAACAATTGATGGTGTAACGGTTGAAGCGCCACCGGCGAACCCGCTATACGCTGAGCTTGATTTCTGTTCAAACCCTGGTTTGATCTGTAGTTCTGAAGAGAACAAAGAGATTAAGTGGATTGCAGGTCTATTCTACTGGGTAACATCGGTACAGGCTTACAACGATGAAGGCGGTCAATACGCAGACTGGAACTACTACAACGAGATCAAGAAGTACGTTGATAACGGTATGAGTGGTTCTCAATTCATTGATGACGTTTCTGGTATCGTTAACCGTGGCTGTCCAGATCTAACTTGTTCGACAGGTGATGTTCACAACGTGAAAGAACGTCGTGAGAACTTTAAACTTGTTCTACAAAAACTGGGTCTTGATCCAAAATAA